A region from the Salidesulfovibrio onnuriiensis genome encodes:
- the hflX gene encoding GTPase HflX, translating to MVLVGDPGSIYIPELPRARQSSGRLRGLRLLHTHLAEDSLSQEDLMDMVFLRLDSVTVLSLDHDQPVAVQTAYILPPNPEGKSYEVLDPCRWDRSDVDLEATVEALEDEFARQEDGVSVDDSGERALLVSVDVVSKDVQDVSLDELSELAKTAGLVPAGRMTQRVRKLNPKFILGRGKLADLEVLALQTNASIIIFDQDLAPTQLRNLADVTERRILDRTQLILDIFAQHATSRAGKLQVEMAQLKYMLPRLVGRNRAMSRLMGGIGGRGPGETKLEVDRRRARDKLTKLKKDLDKVRKQRGQTRERRDKAGLPIVSLVGYTNAGKSTLLNTLTSSTVLAENKLFATLDPTSRRIRFPKEREVVLTDTVGFIRRLPPDLQEAFRATLEELESADLLVQVADASHPEVEEQVEAVRKILEEMGLNEIPTLLVLNKWDSLDDEGRETMRNIYPQGIPAVALERPSLEPLVEAILDSLPWEKQPEEPDY from the coding sequence ATGGTTCTGGTGGGTGATCCCGGGTCCATCTACATCCCGGAATTGCCCCGCGCCCGCCAGAGTTCCGGCCGTTTGCGCGGCCTGCGCCTGTTGCACACCCACCTGGCCGAGGACAGCCTTTCCCAGGAAGACCTCATGGATATGGTTTTCCTGCGGTTGGACAGCGTCACGGTCCTTTCCCTGGACCATGATCAGCCTGTTGCCGTGCAGACCGCCTATATCCTGCCGCCCAACCCCGAGGGCAAGAGCTACGAAGTGCTGGATCCCTGCCGCTGGGACCGGTCCGACGTGGATCTGGAAGCCACGGTGGAGGCCCTGGAGGACGAGTTTGCCCGTCAGGAGGATGGGGTCTCCGTGGACGATTCCGGGGAGCGGGCTTTGCTGGTCAGTGTGGACGTCGTTTCCAAGGATGTTCAGGATGTCTCCCTGGATGAACTTTCCGAATTGGCCAAGACGGCCGGGCTGGTGCCTGCCGGGCGTATGACCCAGCGGGTGCGCAAGCTCAATCCTAAGTTCATTCTCGGCAGGGGCAAGCTGGCCGACCTGGAAGTCCTGGCCCTGCAGACCAACGCATCCATCATTATTTTCGACCAGGACCTGGCCCCCACCCAGCTGCGCAACCTCGCCGACGTCACGGAACGCAGGATTCTCGACCGCACCCAGCTCATCCTGGATATTTTCGCCCAGCACGCCACCAGCCGCGCTGGCAAGCTGCAGGTGGAGATGGCCCAGCTCAAGTACATGCTGCCCCGTCTGGTGGGCCGCAACAGGGCCATGTCCCGGCTCATGGGCGGCATCGGCGGACGCGGCCCCGGGGAAACCAAGCTGGAAGTGGACCGCCGCCGCGCCCGCGACAAGCTGACCAAGCTCAAGAAGGATCTGGACAAGGTGCGCAAGCAGCGTGGCCAGACCCGCGAGCGCCGCGACAAGGCCGGGCTGCCCATCGTTTCCCTGGTGGGCTATACCAACGCGGGCAAGTCGACTTTGCTTAACACCCTGACCAGCAGCACGGTGCTGGCCGAGAACAAGCTTTTCGCCACACTGGATCCCACCAGCCGACGCATCCGTTTCCCCAAGGAACGGGAGGTTGTGCTGACGGATACGGTCGGGTTTATTCGCCGTTTGCCGCCGGACCTGCAGGAAGCCTTCCGGGCGACCCTGGAGGAATTGGAGTCCGCCGACCTGCTGGTGCAGGTGGCCGATGCCTCGCACCCCGAGGTGGAGGAACAGGTGGAAGCGGTGCGCAAGATTCTCGAGGAAATGGGGCTGAATGAGATCCCGACCCTGCTGGTGCTCAACAAGTGGGACAGCCTGGATGACGAGGGGCGCGAAACCATGCGCAACATCTATCCGCAGGGCATTCCCGCCGTGGCCCTTGAACGGCCCTCGCTGGAACCGCTGGTGGAGGCCATCCTCGACTCCCTGCCCTGGGAAAAACAGCCGGAAGAACCCGACTACTGA
- a CDS encoding cation diffusion facilitator family transporter — translation MTTAQSPKQFVYYSIAASIITLALKFGAWGMTGSVGLLSDAAETVVNLTAGLIALTAISIALRPADKEHAYGHGKAEYFASGAEGILIMVAAVGIAWTAVNRFLAPQPLSCLGLGLGLALASSAINYITAKIMLRAARQFDSITLEADAKHLLTDVWTSIGLVAGLGILLIFPDWQILDPIIAGVMALNIIRTGVDLIKRSVQGLMDDALPHEELLRINDAILKHTDKGTSFHGLRTRKAGPRRFIDFHLLVDGNTTVKESHDLCVIIEEEIQKVLDGAQITIHVEPREDRKSWDGKKVGGLCKNALNHPDDSRDPDQ, via the coding sequence ATGACAACCGCCCAATCCCCGAAACAATTCGTCTACTACTCCATTGCCGCGTCCATCATTACGCTGGCGCTCAAATTCGGGGCCTGGGGAATGACCGGTTCGGTGGGACTGCTTTCGGATGCGGCGGAAACCGTGGTCAACCTCACGGCTGGGCTCATAGCCCTCACCGCCATCAGCATCGCCCTGCGCCCGGCGGACAAGGAGCACGCCTACGGCCACGGCAAGGCCGAATATTTCGCCTCGGGCGCGGAAGGCATCCTAATCATGGTGGCCGCGGTGGGCATTGCCTGGACCGCCGTAAACCGTTTCCTAGCCCCGCAGCCGCTTTCCTGCCTCGGGCTCGGCCTCGGGCTGGCCCTGGCCTCTTCCGCGATCAACTACATCACGGCCAAGATCATGCTCCGGGCCGCCAGACAGTTTGATTCCATCACCCTGGAGGCGGACGCCAAGCACCTGCTCACGGACGTCTGGACATCCATCGGCCTGGTGGCCGGGTTGGGCATCCTGCTGATCTTCCCGGACTGGCAGATCCTCGACCCGATCATCGCCGGCGTCATGGCCCTGAACATCATCCGAACCGGGGTGGACCTCATCAAACGCTCGGTGCAGGGGCTCATGGACGACGCCCTGCCCCACGAGGAGCTGCTGCGCATCAACGACGCAATCCTCAAGCACACGGACAAGGGAACATCGTTCCACGGGCTGCGCACACGCAAGGCCGGTCCCAGACGATTCATCGACTTCCACCTGCTGGTGGACGGCAACACCACGGTCAAGGAATCCCACGACCTGTGCGTGATCATTGAAGAAGAAATTCAGAAGGTTCTCGACGGCGCCCAGATCACCATTCACGTGGAACCGCGCGAAGACAGAAAATCCTGGGACGGGAAAAAGGTGGGCGGCCTGTGCAAGAACGCCCTCAACCATCCTGACGATTCCCGGGATCCGGATCAGTAG
- the plsY gene encoding glycerol-3-phosphate 1-O-acyltransferase PlsY, producing MPIVLILFAFFLGSVPFGLYIAKTFKNIDPRDDGSRNTGATNVARLCGFKYGVVVLALDILKGAVPVWMASIWNDGWILTSLVMLAAVLGHVYSPFLNWKGGKAVATTLGAFMAAAFLPTLFSAVACLAVIFLSGFVSMGSLTFAVCLPVFSLLTGNVHLIPIAVVLMALMFWRHRENIQRLAKGEEKPWRKSKHDAK from the coding sequence ATGCCCATCGTTCTGATCCTGTTTGCTTTTTTCCTTGGTTCCGTGCCTTTCGGCCTGTATATCGCCAAGACATTCAAGAACATCGACCCGCGCGATGACGGTAGCCGCAACACCGGCGCCACCAACGTGGCCCGCCTGTGCGGCTTCAAGTACGGCGTGGTCGTACTTGCGCTGGATATCCTCAAGGGTGCGGTCCCGGTCTGGATGGCCTCCATCTGGAACGACGGCTGGATACTCACTTCCCTGGTCATGCTCGCCGCGGTTCTCGGGCACGTCTATTCCCCGTTCCTGAACTGGAAGGGCGGCAAGGCCGTCGCCACCACCCTGGGGGCGTTCATGGCCGCGGCGTTCCTGCCCACCCTGTTCTCGGCCGTCGCCTGTCTGGCGGTCATCTTCCTTTCCGGATTCGTGAGCATGGGCTCCCTGACCTTTGCGGTCTGTCTGCCCGTGTTCTCGCTGCTTACCGGCAACGTGCATCTCATCCCCATTGCCGTCGTGCTCATGGCCCTCATGTTCTGGCGGCACCGCGAGAACATCCAGCGGCTTGCCAAGGGCGAGGAAAAGCCCTGGCGCAAGTCCAAGCACGACGCAAAATAA
- a CDS encoding ribonuclease catalytic domain-containing protein, with protein MNNTLTYIRPGAVVEFMHGDQPQLAWVLEEQSGKLRIWTINKREMKLPSARVLPWYGPGYDPNVSKQEIQDKLNAHQEKRGQIHAGLDVMELWELSQGEMEKARLEWFADLLWEDPDADRIAALGRAMLAAKTHFKFRPPYFEIYPAEKVEERLRIQAEEKEREAVVTAGQDIMRLLWDSKSGGYDAKLPKIDPEVETRLQQVLLDQIGKSADERSEKIWTAVRKGLPDLPHIALMLAQKWGILPPHHNHLLNEAHYAWGDEWSKEHADEIDEQFKRFEKLKQEPEDIPFVSIDAATTKDIDDAFFIERTEQGYRLQLALARPMLTWDFGSPLDRVVADRVSSVYLPEGSTHMMPEALGTGLYSLHAGEPRPACVAEIELDKAGEILSVAPRLAWVRLKANTTYEAVEKSIAEGDDEQMITAHELAEALIQKRIDNGACIIRKPEPVVTVEGDGPRPEVSITLKEPCPESELVVSEFMILANCALALWGRDNEVPLLHRCQDIALPADAAGIFSDPTEILQRVRLLMPATTEVQPKRHAALGVPAYTSLTSPLRRYLDFINMAQVCSFLETGTPRLSADELESGLPNLNARAQAVGQIQRFRPRYWKLFYLSQQRKKLREAIVVEENGPLPCLALPELQINVRAPRKILGDKLYPGQRFQINFGRIDPLTNEIKIAEAYED; from the coding sequence ATGAACAATACGCTGACATACATCCGCCCCGGCGCCGTGGTCGAATTCATGCACGGAGACCAGCCCCAGCTTGCCTGGGTGCTGGAGGAACAGTCGGGCAAACTCAGGATCTGGACCATCAACAAACGGGAGATGAAACTCCCCTCCGCGCGAGTGCTGCCCTGGTACGGGCCCGGCTACGACCCCAATGTCTCCAAGCAGGAGATCCAGGACAAACTCAACGCCCACCAGGAAAAACGCGGACAGATCCATGCGGGTCTCGATGTCATGGAACTCTGGGAGCTGTCCCAGGGAGAGATGGAAAAAGCCAGGCTGGAATGGTTTGCGGACCTGCTCTGGGAAGACCCGGACGCGGACCGCATCGCCGCCCTGGGGCGCGCAATGCTCGCGGCCAAGACACATTTCAAGTTCCGCCCCCCCTATTTCGAAATCTACCCGGCCGAAAAGGTCGAGGAACGCCTGCGCATCCAGGCCGAGGAAAAGGAGCGCGAGGCCGTGGTCACGGCCGGACAGGACATCATGCGCCTGCTCTGGGACTCGAAATCCGGAGGCTACGACGCCAAACTGCCCAAGATCGACCCCGAGGTTGAGACAAGGCTCCAGCAGGTGCTGCTGGACCAGATCGGCAAGAGCGCCGACGAACGGTCCGAGAAGATCTGGACCGCTGTACGCAAGGGACTGCCCGACCTGCCGCACATCGCCCTCATGCTGGCGCAGAAATGGGGCATTCTGCCGCCGCACCACAATCATCTTCTCAACGAGGCGCACTATGCCTGGGGCGATGAATGGTCCAAGGAACATGCCGACGAGATCGACGAACAGTTCAAACGTTTCGAGAAGCTCAAACAGGAGCCCGAAGACATCCCGTTCGTGAGTATTGACGCGGCCACCACCAAAGACATCGACGACGCATTTTTCATCGAGCGAACCGAGCAGGGCTACAGGCTCCAGCTGGCCCTGGCCCGCCCCATGCTGACATGGGATTTCGGTTCCCCCCTGGACCGGGTCGTGGCCGACCGCGTTTCCAGCGTCTACCTGCCCGAAGGTTCCACGCACATGATGCCCGAAGCACTGGGCACCGGACTTTACAGCCTGCACGCGGGCGAGCCGCGTCCGGCCTGCGTGGCCGAAATCGAGCTGGACAAGGCCGGGGAAATCCTTTCGGTTGCGCCGCGCCTGGCCTGGGTACGACTCAAGGCCAACACCACGTATGAAGCCGTGGAAAAATCCATTGCGGAAGGCGACGACGAACAAATGATCACGGCCCACGAACTGGCCGAGGCGCTCATCCAAAAGCGCATCGACAACGGGGCCTGCATCATCCGCAAGCCCGAGCCGGTGGTCACCGTGGAAGGCGACGGTCCGCGCCCTGAAGTGAGCATCACCCTCAAGGAGCCCTGCCCGGAATCCGAACTGGTGGTCAGCGAATTCATGATCCTGGCCAACTGCGCCCTGGCCCTGTGGGGCAGGGACAACGAAGTTCCCCTGCTCCACCGCTGCCAGGATATCGCACTTCCAGCCGACGCGGCGGGCATCTTCAGCGACCCCACGGAAATCCTGCAGCGGGTGCGCCTGCTCATGCCCGCCACCACCGAGGTGCAGCCCAAGCGTCATGCGGCCCTGGGAGTTCCGGCCTATACCTCCCTCACCTCGCCCCTGCGACGCTACCTGGACTTCATCAACATGGCCCAGGTCTGCTCGTTCCTGGAAACCGGCACCCCGAGACTAAGCGCCGACGAACTGGAATCCGGACTGCCCAACCTCAATGCGCGCGCACAGGCCGTGGGGCAGATCCAGCGTTTCCGGCCCCGGTACTGGAAACTTTTCTACCTCAGCCAGCAGCGCAAGAAACTGCGTGAAGCCATCGTGGTGGAGGAAAACGGTCCCCTGCCCTGCCTGGCCCTGCCCGAGCTGCAGATCAACGTGCGCGCCCCGCGCAAGATTCTGGGCGACAAACTCTATCCGGGCCAGCGTTTCCAGATCAATTTCGGCAGGATCGATCCCCTGACCAACGAAATCAAGATCGCGGAAGCCTATGAAGATTGA
- a CDS encoding IMP cyclohydrolase, whose protein sequence is MSDLKNMYKTLQQDPFPEEMTLRLGEQEMVFKKRTWEIDGETKGLRYGENPDQPAALFELKESELEVGGVKFRGPGMQLVSALTEENMLQAGKHPGKTNLTDVDNALNILQYLSAKPAALILKHNNPCGAAWTDEGLAVAMKRAFDADRIAAFGGAVVVNRPLDMATAEVINSAYFEVVAAPAFEPEALEEIKKRKNLRILQIPGINDLEQYSRQPFLDIKSLTDGGMVLQFSFRNAIRTAGDFIPAMAEKDGNAFTARQPSTAEADDLLFAWAVEAGVTSNSVLFVKNGVTTAIGTGEQDRVGCVQLAISKAYTKYADLLAFNELGKSLFELKLAARNDAEMAEKLEKIEARTKEDRGGLPGSVVVSDGFFPFRDGVDLCLDEGVSAIAQPGGSIRDHEVIQAVNEATPQVAMVFTGQRSFKH, encoded by the coding sequence ATGAGTGATCTCAAGAACATGTACAAAACCCTGCAGCAGGACCCATTCCCCGAGGAGATGACCCTCAGGCTGGGCGAGCAGGAAATGGTTTTCAAAAAAAGAACCTGGGAAATCGACGGTGAAACCAAGGGATTGCGCTACGGCGAAAACCCGGATCAGCCCGCAGCCCTGTTCGAGCTCAAGGAATCCGAACTGGAAGTGGGCGGCGTCAAGTTCCGCGGCCCCGGGATGCAGCTGGTATCCGCCCTCACCGAGGAAAACATGCTCCAGGCGGGCAAGCATCCGGGCAAGACCAACCTGACCGATGTGGACAACGCCCTGAACATTCTTCAGTACCTTTCGGCCAAGCCCGCGGCCCTGATCCTGAAGCACAACAACCCCTGCGGCGCGGCCTGGACCGACGAAGGCCTGGCCGTGGCCATGAAACGCGCCTTTGACGCGGACCGCATCGCCGCATTCGGCGGCGCAGTGGTGGTCAACCGCCCCCTGGACATGGCCACCGCAGAGGTCATCAACAGCGCCTATTTCGAGGTGGTTGCCGCACCGGCCTTCGAGCCCGAGGCCCTGGAGGAAATCAAGAAGCGCAAGAACCTGCGCATCCTGCAGATTCCCGGCATCAACGACTTGGAACAGTACAGCCGTCAGCCGTTTCTGGACATCAAGTCCCTCACCGACGGCGGCATGGTGCTCCAGTTCTCCTTCCGCAACGCCATCCGCACGGCAGGAGATTTCATCCCGGCCATGGCCGAAAAGGACGGCAACGCCTTTACCGCCCGCCAGCCCTCGACGGCCGAGGCGGACGACCTGCTCTTCGCCTGGGCGGTGGAAGCGGGCGTGACCTCCAACTCCGTGCTGTTCGTGAAGAACGGCGTGACCACCGCCATCGGCACCGGCGAGCAGGACCGCGTGGGCTGCGTGCAGCTGGCCATCAGCAAGGCCTACACCAAGTACGCGGACCTGCTGGCCTTCAATGAACTGGGCAAATCCCTGTTCGAGTTGAAGCTGGCCGCCAGGAACGATGCGGAAATGGCCGAGAAGCTGGAGAAAATCGAAGCGAGGACCAAGGAAGACCGAGGCGGCCTGCCCGGATCCGTGGTTGTCTCCGACGGCTTCTTCCCGTTCCGCGACGGCGTGGACCTGTGCCTCGATGAGGGCGTGAGCGCCATTGCCCAGCCGGGCGGCTCCATCCGCGACCACGAGGTCATCCAGGCCGTGAACGAAGCCACCCCGCAGGTTGCCATGGTGTTCACGGGCCAGCGTTCCTTCAAGCACTAG
- a CDS encoding methyl-accepting chemotaxis protein — MKIKVFRDWGMAPKILTIFAGTAVLVLAGMLFYYLPTTGAALMEEKRVAVMSTVDVAYTLVEFYGKEASSGALSKEDAQKKAAAAVKALRYKGSEYFWINDMNHVIVMHAVKPSLDGKNVADMKDRDGVYFFREFVKVCREKGQGFVDYYWPKPGAEEAVPKVSFVKLYKPWGWVLGSGIYVDDVEAQMNSMRLRVLVPTVILLLIIFGVVILVVRSMVGPLQQAVEASNRMAEGDLTMEITHSAEDEAGQVLGAMRHMVEQLKAVVAEVTMASENVTAGSEELAAASMELSQGASTQASAVEQVSASMEEMTSSISQNADNAKATDTIALKAADDTAKGGDAVSNTVHAMKEIAEKILIVEEIARQTNLLALNAAIEAARAGEHGKGFAVVAAEVRKLAERSGQAAAEISELSSHSMRVAGEAGELLERIVPDINKTAELVQEIASASDEQNAGAEQVNSGIQELNKVVQQNASASEEVASTAEELSGQAEQLQESIRFFKLDSATLRSMQSQQQAGRKPVKAKASVRPAPKAIAPPKPAAAPVESGGVDLSMDDEDFERF; from the coding sequence ATGAAGATCAAGGTGTTTCGGGATTGGGGGATGGCGCCCAAGATCCTGACGATTTTTGCGGGCACGGCCGTGTTGGTGCTGGCGGGTATGTTGTTCTACTACCTTCCCACCACCGGGGCGGCGCTCATGGAGGAAAAGCGTGTTGCTGTCATGAGCACCGTGGACGTGGCCTACACGCTTGTCGAGTTCTACGGCAAGGAGGCAAGCTCCGGGGCCCTGTCCAAGGAAGATGCCCAGAAGAAGGCCGCAGCTGCGGTAAAGGCCCTTCGCTACAAGGGCAGCGAGTATTTTTGGATCAACGACATGAACCATGTGATAGTCATGCATGCGGTTAAGCCCTCTCTGGATGGAAAGAACGTGGCGGATATGAAGGACAGGGACGGTGTGTATTTCTTCCGCGAATTTGTGAAGGTCTGCCGCGAAAAGGGGCAGGGATTCGTGGACTACTACTGGCCCAAGCCCGGGGCCGAGGAAGCGGTTCCCAAGGTTTCCTTTGTCAAGCTCTACAAGCCCTGGGGGTGGGTGCTGGGCAGCGGCATCTACGTGGACGACGTGGAAGCGCAGATGAATTCCATGCGTCTGCGAGTGCTTGTGCCCACAGTGATTCTTTTGCTGATCATATTCGGCGTAGTCATCTTGGTGGTACGCAGTATGGTCGGTCCCCTGCAGCAGGCCGTGGAGGCCTCCAATCGCATGGCTGAGGGCGACCTGACCATGGAAATTACCCATTCCGCCGAGGATGAGGCCGGGCAGGTGCTCGGAGCCATGCGCCACATGGTGGAACAGCTCAAGGCAGTTGTGGCCGAAGTGACCATGGCCTCGGAAAACGTGACCGCGGGCAGCGAGGAGTTGGCCGCCGCCTCCATGGAACTTTCCCAGGGGGCCAGCACCCAGGCTTCGGCCGTGGAGCAGGTCTCGGCATCCATGGAGGAGATGACGTCGAGCATCAGCCAGAATGCGGACAACGCCAAGGCCACCGACACCATCGCCCTTAAGGCGGCGGATGATACGGCCAAGGGCGGCGATGCGGTGAGCAATACCGTGCACGCCATGAAGGAAATTGCCGAGAAGATCCTTATTGTCGAGGAGATCGCGCGCCAGACCAACCTGCTTGCGCTCAACGCGGCCATCGAGGCGGCGCGTGCAGGGGAACACGGAAAGGGCTTTGCCGTGGTCGCCGCCGAGGTTCGCAAGCTGGCGGAACGCTCCGGACAGGCTGCGGCCGAGATCAGCGAACTCTCCTCCCACAGCATGCGGGTGGCCGGCGAGGCCGGTGAACTGCTGGAGCGCATTGTTCCGGACATCAACAAGACCGCCGAGCTGGTGCAGGAAATCGCCTCGGCCAGCGACGAGCAGAACGCCGGGGCCGAACAGGTCAACAGCGGTATCCAGGAGCTGAACAAGGTGGTGCAGCAGAACGCCTCCGCCTCCGAGGAAGTGGCCTCCACCGCGGAGGAACTTTCCGGCCAGGCCGAGCAGCTCCAGGAATCCATCCGTTTCTTCAAGCTGGATTCCGCAACCCTGCGTTCCATGCAGAGCCAGCAGCAGGCCGGGAGAAAGCCGGTGAAGGCCAAGGCTTCGGTGCGTCCCGCGCCCAAGGCCATTGCCCCGCCCAAACCCGCAGCGGCCCCCGTCGAGAGCGGCGGGGTGGACCTGAGCATGGATGACGAAGACTTTGAACGCTTCTAG
- a CDS encoding adenylosuccinate synthase, with amino-acid sequence MANIVVFGSQWGDEGKGKIVDMLAEKSSAIVRFQGGNNAGHTLVVNGEQCILHLIPSGVLHPGKKCLIGNGVVLDPIVFCEELDKLAEKGLDVSANRLMISKKTHVIMPYHCLVDSARESTKSDSKKIGTTGRGIGPCYEDKMHRCGIRAGDFANKELLLEKIEKALEEKNVLFKHLYGVEPVDAKAIYEQVLPYAERLVPYLGDVSSAIQKANEKGGQVLFEGAQGTHLDIDHGTYPFVTSSNTVTANAASGSGCSPRDLDRIIAIVKAYTTRVGGGPFPTELFDADGDYMQTKGGEFGATTGRKRRCGWLDMVVLRESVRLNGPTELAITKLDVLSGLKELKICTAYKYNGELVDYPPQEQNGMAYVEPVYETLPGWDEDITDAKSWDDLPLTARKYLERIQELSGVTVGIVSVGPDREQTF; translated from the coding sequence ATGGCTAACATAGTGGTTTTCGGATCCCAGTGGGGGGACGAAGGCAAGGGCAAGATCGTGGACATGCTGGCCGAGAAGTCTTCGGCCATCGTCCGTTTCCAGGGCGGCAACAACGCAGGCCACACACTGGTGGTCAACGGTGAACAGTGCATTCTGCACCTGATTCCCTCCGGCGTCCTGCACCCGGGCAAGAAATGCCTTATCGGCAACGGCGTGGTCCTGGATCCCATCGTCTTTTGCGAGGAACTGGACAAGCTGGCCGAAAAGGGGCTGGACGTTTCCGCCAACAGGCTGATGATCAGCAAGAAGACGCATGTGATCATGCCCTATCACTGTCTTGTGGACAGCGCCCGTGAATCCACCAAGTCCGACAGCAAGAAGATCGGCACCACCGGTCGTGGCATCGGCCCCTGCTACGAGGACAAGATGCACCGTTGCGGTATCCGGGCCGGGGACTTCGCCAACAAGGAACTCCTGCTGGAGAAGATCGAAAAGGCGCTCGAAGAGAAGAACGTGCTCTTCAAGCACCTGTACGGCGTGGAGCCTGTGGATGCCAAGGCCATTTATGAACAGGTGCTCCCGTACGCGGAACGCCTGGTCCCGTATCTGGGCGATGTTTCTTCCGCCATCCAGAAGGCCAATGAAAAGGGCGGCCAGGTGCTCTTCGAGGGCGCCCAGGGCACCCATCTCGATATCGATCACGGAACCTATCCATTCGTGACTTCCAGCAACACGGTGACCGCCAATGCCGCTTCCGGCTCCGGCTGTTCCCCGCGCGACCTGGACCGCATCATCGCCATCGTCAAGGCCTACACCACCCGTGTGGGCGGCGGCCCGTTCCCCACGGAACTCTTTGATGCAGACGGCGACTACATGCAGACCAAGGGCGGCGAATTCGGAGCCACCACCGGCCGCAAGCGCCGCTGCGGATGGCTGGACATGGTCGTGCTGCGCGAATCCGTCCGCCTGAACGGCCCCACCGAACTGGCCATCACCAAGCTGGACGTGCTTTCCGGGCTCAAGGAACTCAAGATCTGCACCGCCTACAAGTACAATGGCGAGCTTGTCGATTATCCTCCCCAGGAACAGAACGGCATGGCCTATGTGGAGCCGGTGTATGAAACCCTGCCCGGTTGGGATGAGGACATCACCGACGCCAAGTCCTGGGACGACCTGCCCCTGACCGCACGCAAGTACCTGGAACGCATCCAGGAACTTTCCGGCGTTACCGTGGGCATTGTTTCCGTTGGTCCCGACCGCGAACAGACCTTTTAG
- a CDS encoding DNA polymerase III subunit delta' → MVSGQIDPFSVLAGQEHVVKRLDAMASDPPQSIVIEGGTEKERVALSLYWAMRLNCKEAPAPCGTCAVCRQIRDLAFSDLLFFDGREGQIKIADVRDTRSVWGQPPNGDGYRVSIFAEAQAFGVEAANALLKSLEEPRPGNVFVLAAPQRERLLETLVSRSWVVTMAWPDIRQNDAEINEWTSALVGFWKSGRGWFERTSPKGAVGKDLAQQVVLGMQRELREALKGQASTPVSQQLSQSFDLRGLRRIDLVLLQAQDSLNTHVAVNPSLVLDWVATRLV, encoded by the coding sequence ATGGTGTCCGGGCAGATTGATCCGTTTTCCGTCCTTGCGGGGCAGGAGCATGTGGTCAAGCGCCTGGACGCCATGGCCTCCGATCCTCCGCAAAGCATCGTCATCGAGGGCGGCACCGAAAAGGAACGCGTGGCCCTATCCCTGTATTGGGCCATGCGGCTCAACTGCAAGGAGGCTCCGGCTCCGTGCGGGACCTGCGCCGTGTGCCGGCAGATCAGGGACCTGGCCTTCAGCGACCTGCTGTTTTTCGACGGCAGGGAAGGGCAGATCAAGATAGCCGACGTGCGGGACACCCGGTCCGTCTGGGGGCAGCCTCCCAATGGCGACGGCTACCGCGTGTCCATTTTCGCCGAGGCCCAGGCCTTCGGGGTCGAGGCGGCCAACGCGCTGCTGAAATCCCTGGAGGAGCCCCGGCCCGGAAACGTCTTCGTGCTGGCCGCGCCCCAGCGGGAACGGCTGCTGGAGACCCTGGTTTCCCGGAGCTGGGTGGTGACCATGGCCTGGCCGGATATCCGGCAGAACGACGCGGAAATCAATGAATGGACTTCCGCCCTGGTGGGATTCTGGAAGTCCGGCCGAGGCTGGTTCGAACGCACCTCGCCCAAGGGCGCGGTGGGCAAGGACCTTGCCCAGCAGGTGGTGCTCGGCATGCAGCGCGAACTGCGCGAGGCTCTCAAGGGGCAGGCCTCGACACCTGTCTCCCAGCAACTTTCCCAATCCTTCGACTTGCGCGGCCTGCGCCGCATCGACCTGGTGCTGCTTCAGGCCCAGGACTCCCTCAATACCCACGTGGCCGTGAACCCCTCGCTGGTTCTGGACTGGGTCGCCACCCGTCTCGTCTAG